In Sorghum bicolor cultivar BTx623 chromosome 8, Sorghum_bicolor_NCBIv3, whole genome shotgun sequence, one genomic interval encodes:
- the LOC8079855 gene encoding nodulation-signaling pathway 2 protein, producing METMSYPYSPLIPFPTQHEQSSYLLWSPQVLTPLENGNMCDGDADADPSPDQQQQDHELMNMLLQEANVLLLQDELSNGDPSLDGFDQRLGGGQENGNLLLGVQEEFMEESSLGDLLVAGARAVESRDAISASAILSRIDAALVSSSDHLACYFARGLRSRISGECRSTADDAAAPGNRMPAYRMLQELSPFIKFAHFTANQAILEATADDPAVHVVDLNVGEGVQWASLMSDLARRHGSRKRFRLTEAFVTADADAGAAAHRTAGRLLSEFAASLNVPFQYSSLHVRSDEDLHGLATSCCCNCNCNGSDDDSASSSSSVIVSCDTTDQPYSSLTRLQLLLAGSVVRILRPKLVVTTEEELFRMGRRNPNSFEEFFREALHHYGAVLESLGSCFRDGGGGGYGACLALVEKEALGPRIQDAVGQYQYQYGHGPLAGGACGVELEGFRACEMSSFSVAQGRMLAALFSRGFGVVHGDGRLALCWKSRPLTSVSVWSPV from the coding sequence ATGGAGACCATGTCATACCCTTACTCCCCTCTCATCCCCTTCCCCACACAGCATGAGCAGAGCAGCTACCTCCTGTGGTCTCCTCAGGTGCTGACCCCCCTTGAGAATGGCAACATGTGCGATGGCGACGCCGATGCTGATCCTTCCCCTGATCAGCAGCAGCAAGATCATGAGCTCATGAACATGCTGCTCcaagaagccaatgtcttgcTGCTCCAAGATGAGCTCTCCAATGGTGATCCATCATTGGACGGTTTTGATCAGAGGCTGGGAGGAGGGCAAGAAAATGGCAACCTGCTGTTGGGAGTCCAGGAGGAGTTCATGGAGGAGAGCAGTTTAGGCGACCTTCTCGTCGCCGGGGCCAGGGCAGTCGAGTCCAGGGACGCGATCAGTGCCTCGGCCATCTTGTCGAGGATCGACGCAGCACTGGTCAGCTCATCCGACCATCTGGCTTGCTACTTCGCCCGGGGCCTGCGGTCCCGGATCTCCGGCGAATGCCGGTCCACTGCTGATGATGCAGCAGCGCCGGGGAACCGGATGCCGGCGTACCGGATGCTCCAGGAGCTGTCGCCGTTCATCAAGTTCGCGCACTTCACCGCCAACCAGGCCATCCTGGAAGCCACCGCGGACGACCCGGCCGTCCACGTGGTGGACCTGAACGTCGGCGAGGGCGTCCAGTGGGCGTCGCTCATGTCGGACCTCGCCCGCCGCCACGGCAGCCGCAAGCGGTTCCGCCTCACGGAAGCGTTCGTCacggccgacgccgacgccggcgccgccgcgcaCCGCACGGCGGGGCGGCTCCTCTCGGAGTTCGCCGCGTCGCTCAACGTCCCCTTCCAGTACAGCTCCCTCCACGTGCGCAGCGACGAGGACCTGCACGGCCTCGCCAcgagctgctgctgcaactgcaactgcaacggcagcgacgacgacagcgcctcgtcgtcgtcctcggtgATCGTCTCGTGCGACACGACGGACCAGCCTTACAGCTCGCTGACCAGGCTGCAGCTGCTGCTCGCCGGCAGCGTCGTCAGGATCCTCCGGCCAAAGCTGGTGGTCACGACAGAGGAGGAGCTCTTCAGGATGGGCCGACGAAACCCCAATTCCTTCGAGGAGTTCTTCCGGGAGGCGCTGCACCACTACGGCGCGGTGCTGGAGTCCCTGGGGAGCTGCTTCCgcgacggcggcggaggcggctaCGGCGCGTGCCTGGCGCTCGTGGAGAAGGAGGCGCTGGGGCCGAGGATCCAGGACGCCGTGGGGCAGTACCAGTACCAGTACGGCCACGGGCCTCTGGCAGGTGGGGCCTGCGGCGTGGAGCTGGAGGGGTTTAGGGCTTGCGAGATGAGCAGCTTCAGCGTCGCGCAGGGCAGGATGCTGGCTGCGCTCTTCAGCAGAGGGTTTGGGGTTGTCCATGGCGACGGCAGGCTTGCGTTGTGCTGGAAATCTAGGCCTTTGACCTCGGTGTCTGTCTGGAGTCCtgtgtga